The following is a genomic window from Thunnus maccoyii chromosome 13, fThuMac1.1, whole genome shotgun sequence.
taaatgaaaatcACACAAGCGTATAATCTGCCCTCTGTTAGTGTTGCTGTTGGACTAAATCCATAGATAGTGATGTGTCAGTTAGGCCACATCAACAAACTGcacgtcaaaagccaaaaactcTGTAAGAGCTAAACAAGATCAACATTTGAGTCTCGTTACAGTCACAAAATACTAACCAGACCTCTCTGCTAGCTTTGAgttttattgtgattttgagacttttgtgagaaaatgaaataaagatgcAGGTATGTAACAGTCGTGAGAGCTACGTGGGCAAATACTCACATCATAAAGTGGTtaaaataaactattaaatGACAGCAACCACAAGAAACAAAGCGTAATTCATGTTTGCACTCTGTTGGCATTTTTGCCATGTTGTTACAGATTTGATCTGTTATTGCTGGCCTGTAATCAGTCTCAAGAGTCTCTTTTTTGAGAGTGACGCATGTCTAAAACTGCCAACTTGGGAAAACTTTTAAAGAAAGTaacctctgctgtgttttctctaGGTACAAGGAGTTGATGACGGGAAAGACAGCCAGAGAGATCATCGCTATTTTATGGATCCTCTCCTTTGTCATTGGCCTTATCCCCTTCTTCGGCTGGAACATGAAGCACTTAGCCTGCGAAACCAACAGCTCCAAGGCAGACAACACTACAAACGCTGGCCTACGGAGCTGCGAGTGCCAGTGCTTATTTGAGAAGGTGGTGGACATGCACTACATGGTCTACTTTAATTTCTTTGTGTGcgtgctgctgccgctgctcaTCATGCTTGGCATCTACGTGAAGATCTTCACCGTGGCCAGGAAGCAGCTGAGACAGATTGAGCTCAAGTGTGTGGGTAACGGGGACAGCCATCACCACGGGCTCCTGCAGCGGGAGATCCGGGCCGCAAAATCCCTCTCCATCATCGTGGGACTGTTCGCCCTCTGCTGGCTGCCCGTCCACATCCTCAACTGCCTCACGCTGTTTTACAAGGAGCTGGACAAGCCGGACGTTGTAATGTACGTGGCCATCATTCTGTCACATGCCAACTCTGCAGTCAACCCCATCATCTACGCTTACCGCATCCAGGATTTCAGGAACACCTTCCGCAAGATCCTGGCCCAACATGTCCTGTGCCACAGGGAGGAGCTGTACCTCAGCTCCAACGGCAGCAGACGCAACAGAGACCAGATCCACATGACCATCGACCCTCTGCTATAGAGAGCCGTGACGGAGTATTATCTGTGTCAGTTCTGTTGTTTCAGTCTTGTATTTTATGTCCACTGAGGTTTCTAATGTTTACAGAACAAGGGTATGATATGTGAAGATGAACCGATGTCAAACACGCCTTGAATGTGGACATTTATTTATGAATCGTGCCAAGTATCAGGGGTCAAGCAGTGAAATGTTGAATGGAGAGTCTTATAACTTTTGTATTGTGAAggagttttgattttttttttttttttttttaactgttgaaGCTAACTGGATTTGTAGGACTGTGAAATAGGATCCAAACTTTGCTACATTCTAAAATGCTATTTATCATATTGAATCCACCCTGTTACAACTCATAACACTCCTGCTATTTTATATTGTCAACAATCAGTGCCagtgtttaattatttatttattgcaagATCTTATCTTTGAGAATGTAAagatcaaacaaaaacaaacaaaaaaaaaaacaaaaaaaaactttgtgagGCTAGATCTGTGCTCGTGGACCTAGAAAGGTACAATAGAAGTAGTTTGCATCCATGGTtattttttggcttgtgaccctttaaattaattcattaactCATGATCTCCATTACGGGCTTCATCTGCAGAAAGAAGTACAGACTGTCCTTCCTTTTCTGTGCTGTTGTATTTGATTATAGGGAGGCATTAGCAGCTGAAAACGATGGTATTTCTCACAGACGACCCAAAGTAAGACAGTAAAATACACAATACCTTTGTATAGCAGAATTATTTCTATTAAGCAGCTACCTTCAACTAAGTGCCAGTGTTTGCAAGTGTTCCTGTCGCTGCACTAGTAAATCTTCTAGAGGCACACAGTCCGCTCTCCACAAGAACAACAGAGCCTCTCACGCAACAACTAAAGAAGAGAGGGataatcaaaacataaaaaagaaaaaaaagaaatgccgCTCTTATTCCATGAGTCATCTCTCACAGCAACAGGGGTCTCACATTTATTCTGTGACCCCTGCAGCTATGAGCCAGAGGAAGGCGTTTTTGTGACTACTAGATGAACAGCATGATTTGATTTGGTCACGCAGACCTAAAGACATGAGAAGTAGTTCAGCAACACACACCTGCGGTGCTGCTCCGTATTATTTCCACGTTAACATTTCTTAGGACAAAAGCTCAGGAAGCGGGAAACTGATTGTACCCTTCATAGAAACATGACATCTGCACCGAGCATTTTCAGCTGCTTTGTCTTGAGCCAAGTGATGACAAACTGTAAGCAGACAAGCTGGTGTCAAACTTAAGATCAATGCAATTTacattattcctcatcatccagGCTCCTGGTACACGTGCATTTAGTGGCTTACATAACATAAAACACCATTTCTTTGATTCAGTTGGGTGTATATATGAATGTCACTTGCCTTTGGAGTCCAGCTGACatctcccccacccccccatgAGACAGTCTCAGCTGGGATCCCCAGGCTCTCATGTGGCCTGTTAATGCAATCAGTCCTTCATACACTGCTGAAGTCACTGACTGAACTGAGATGAGCTGTTTCCTTTCAGGAAACAATACGTATTTTAAGGGTGAAATGTCTAAAATGTGTTGCATCCAAGACTTGTTTTGATCAAATTCCTAATGATCCGACACTTGTCCGCGCAAAAATAAGACGACTGATAGACTAGCTGAACCCAGAAAAATAGAGATAATATTGAGAGTGAAGCAGGAAACACTAATGATGATAAAATCGTTCACACTTGAtgctcttcctcttttctg
Proteins encoded in this region:
- the adora2b gene encoding adenosine receptor A2b, translating into MNTYYIVIEVVIAVLSISGNVLVCWAVAINTTLKNATNYFLVSLAVADILVGCLAIPFAIIISIGIELDFYGCLFLACFLLVLTQSSIFSLLAIAIDRYLAVKIPLRYKELMTGKTAREIIAILWILSFVIGLIPFFGWNMKHLACETNSSKADNTTNAGLRSCECQCLFEKVVDMHYMVYFNFFVCVLLPLLIMLGIYVKIFTVARKQLRQIELKCVGNGDSHHHGLLQREIRAAKSLSIIVGLFALCWLPVHILNCLTLFYKELDKPDVVMYVAIILSHANSAVNPIIYAYRIQDFRNTFRKILAQHVLCHREELYLSSNGSRRNRDQIHMTIDPLL